The proteins below are encoded in one region of Populus alba chromosome 2, ASM523922v2, whole genome shotgun sequence:
- the LOC118042255 gene encoding mavicyanin → MANLRKTILVVSFLTTALCGVSKAVVYQVGDSAGWTSMGQVDYQDWAANKIFHSGDTLVFNYNNQFHNVKQVTHQGFESCNATSPLATYTNDSDTVTLGQQLGYFYFIRGYPGHYQAG, encoded by the coding sequence ATGGCTAATCTCAGAAAAACAATACTGGTGGTTTCTTTCTTGACGACGGCTCTTTGCGGAGTCTCCAAGGCTGTCGTTTACCAAGTCGGTGACTCTGCTGGTTGGACAAGCATGGGTCAAGTGGATTATCAAGATTGGGCTGCCAACAAGATTTTTCACAGTGGTGATACTCTTGTCTTCAACTACAACAACCAATTCCACAACGTGAAGCAAGTGACGCATCAAGGTTTCGAGTCATGCAATGCAACATCACCACTAGCTACTTATACCAACGATTCCGATACAGTCACTCTTGGACAGCAGCTTGGCTACTTCTACTTCATACGTGGTTACCCTGGTCACTATCAAGCAGGATAA